In the Bacteroidota bacterium genome, TTCAGAAAGATGCGCCACTACATATTTATCGGGAAAGCTGAACGGCTCGGTGCTTATTGCTCCCTTTTCTTCTTTGAAAGCCCATCGGATAATTTCGCGGGGGTTTTCAATTCCTGCAATGGCTTTGTCATTTTCCTTTAACGGGTCGGCAAGGCGCTTTATAACATGCGATTCTTCAACGCCTTTATCAAAAGTTTCAGAAGTGTGGTATTTTGTGATGAAATCGGTGGCGATGTTGTAAATATCCTGCCGGGTTTTAGTTCCGGGCTCAACGGTTCTGTCAATGGTGGCAACCGAAGTTTTTTCGGTAAGAACGCTTTGATCAAGAATTTCGATAAGGTGATATCCGAACTGTGAAAAAGCGATTGGCAGTTCGCCCTTCTTTCCGTTAAAGCATGCGTTTTGGAATTCCGGAACCATTTTTCCGGGACCAAACCAGCCCAGCACTCCGCCCGTATCTTTGCTTCCTCCATCATCAGAAAACTTTTTTGCCATCTCTTCAAAGTTGTGTTTCTTCAGAATCACAGATTTAATGCTGTCAATTTTCACTTTCGCTTTTGCCTTTGCCAGCGTATCTCCCTTCGGAACTTTAATGAGGATGTGGCGCGCTTTCACCGAGTCGGGTGTCAGGTAGTGGTCCATCACTTTTGAAAGCTTGTATTGATTGTTTTCTAAGAACAAAGGAAGAACGGTTCCTTTTTCAGAAGCGTGTGCAAGCGAATCAATCTGAAGGGGCAATTGTCCTTTTGCGTAGCGGGTAGTGTCAAACGTTCTGCTTTCCGCTTCACGAACAACCAGAAAAGAATCCTCTTTCACTGATTTGATTAATTTCCATTCTTCCGAGAGTTTGTTCAAATCATTTTTTACATCGTCAAAATCCGGCTGGGTGGGTTTTACATCAAAGATTACATATTCCAGTTTTCTGGATGCATCTTGTTTATACTTATAGCTGTTCTCATTGTAATATTTCAGCATATCCTGATCGCTCACCTTCACGAGAGAATCTGCCAGAGAAGAGTAGGGCTTTACAATATAGTTGAAATTCACTGAGCGGTTCAGGTTGGCATAATCCTGTTTTGCCTGTTCGGTGGTAACGTACAGTCCTTTTTTAATAAGCGTTAAATATTTGTTTTGCGCCCTCGTGTCGCGAAGCAGGTCTTCAAATTCCGCCCAGCGCGGTTTTTCTTCTGCCGGAAGAGAATCTACATATGTTTTTACGCTGGAGGGTTTAAGTTTTCCGGTCATCGGATCGCGGAAGTATTGAATGATCTGATTGCTGTTCGGATCGGTAAAGTACTGCACCACCATGGGGTCGGCATCATTTCCTAAAATAAGTTCTTTCACTTCGCCATCGCTGACAGAAATTCCTGCCGATTGAAATTCAGGTTTCAGGGCAAGTTCGTTCACAAATTTTTCCCACACGCGGTCGCGAATGGAGTTCATGGTTTCTTCATCGAGGGCGGTTTGCCTTCTTCGCTCTTTCTGAACATCGGCAATGCGCTGCACTTCATTTTCAAAAGCAATTGCGCTGATTGAATTGCCTGCAATCTTTCCGGCATTTTGTTCAGAACCGAACATGCTCTGCCCTTTATAAAGAAAGTCGCCCAATACAAATGCAAGAAGAGCGATGCCTATTACGGCTGCGATGAGCCCGCCTCGTTTACGGATACTGCCGATTACTGCCATAATTTAATTTTATTATTTGAAAATTTGAAAATGAACAAATGAATTCATCTTCAAATTTCAAATCAGTTAATTTTCAAATTGACTTTTCTTCCTTCTATTATTGTTATTACAATCAGTGAAAACAAAAGAGCAGCGCAAGATGCAATAGTGACAATCAGCCATCTGACAGGATATGCTTTCTTGTCTGACGGAAATGGTTTCACCACCACGTTTGTATAAGTAATATGTTTTTCAGAATCATTTACCACCGCATTATATTTCTCCAGAATCCTTGCATATTCGCTGGTTGCCTGATTGAGATGCTGTTCCAGTTCATGAACTTTTCCGCCCCGCTCCTCAAGGTTTCTCAATGAATTGGTGAGGGCTTCAATTTTCTTTTCGTTTCCGGAGGCAATAGAACGATAATATTCTTTTGAAAGTTCGCGTGACTGGGCATAGTAATCAGTAATTCCGAATTTCACGGCAATCTCTTTCAGCGAAACATTTATCGAATCTATCTGTTCTTGTTTCTTTTTCATCTGCTCAGAATAAATGGTTACCATCTCTCTCGATTTTTCCTGATTTATTTTCAAGGTATACGCGTTAAAGGCATTTATCATTTCATTAATCATGTCGCAGGCAATTTTCGGATCCTGATCAAGCACTTCAATTTTTACCGCTTCATATTCCGTTTTTTTGATAGAAACATTTTCATTAAATGTTCCCAGAAGCTGGTTGTGAATGGAGGGGCTGGCAGAATCCAGATTGTAATGATTAATGAGATGAAAATAATCTACCACATGATTGAAAATGCTGTCAGACTGAAAAAGCTGAAGCATTTGTTCGGTGGTAGATTCCTGACTGTAAGGTGTGAGGTTGGAAGGATAAATTATCGCATTTGATTTGTACTTTGGTTTGATAAAGTAAGCAGAGGAAAATATGGAGGAAAAAATAACAGCGAGAACAACCACTATTGCCAAAGTGATTTTCCATTTCCAGATAATATTTAACAAATCAAAATTTTTCATCTATGCTTTTCTGAATGTTTGTTGAATCTTTTTGAAATTTTCTAAAAGCGCAATGGCAAGCAACGCAATTATCAATGACGATAATGTTGACACGGCAACAATTATCCAGCGAATAGGATACGATTTTTTTTCGGCAGGGAATCCCTTATCAACCACAAATTTTTCGGAAATACTCTGCTGGGCATCCACCTTTGCCTGCTCAAATTTTTCTTTAAGAAGATTTGACTGCTCGCGCATGCGATACAGGTCATCACGGAGCGCCATATAAGCAGTTCCGTAGGTGGAAAGCGTTTTTATTTTTTGTTCCAGTTCAGCGGCAGCTCCCGTTTTTCCTTCCACAATTGCTTTGCCCAGCGCTTCGTTTAACCGCTCTGCCTGCGATTCATAATCGTTCACTCCCAGTTGCATGAGTTTGTGAAGCGAATCTTCTTTTGACTTTATTTCGTTTTGAAGCAGCACATATTCTCGTTCAACAATTTTATAGGCATCAAAGGAGCGTTCGTGTTTCATGCGAACCATAGCAGAATCATACAGAGAGGCAATGTCATTCGCAATGTTGGATGCCACTTGTGGGTCGCGGTCAAGCACTTCAATTTTAACAGACATGTATTCTGTTTTCTTGAACTGAATATTGTCATCGTATTCCTGACGTAAAAGTGTTCTCCTGTATTTATCGTCATTTTCAATTCCGTAATGTTCGCTCAGTTTGTATTTATTCACAATTCTTTCCCGGATTTCTTCGGAGTTAAGAACCTGAAGCATTCTTTCCATATCATCTTCCTCTCCATACCGCAAAAGATCGGATTGAGGAGAAGCATTCTGGCTCATCAGTGATTTTGAAATTGATATGGACGGAGCAGGAAAAAGAATCACAGTTGACTTGAATTTTTCAGGAATCATCCAGGAAATTACGGAAGAAGAAACTGCAGATAAAAGAAAGACAGAAAAAATTGCCTTGCGCCATTTATAAAAAAACGCAAGCAAATAAGTAGAGTTAACATTGCTCTTATGCTCAGAAGGAAAATCCGACATTCTAAAGGGTATTCAATGGGTTATTTAAAGGAGGGCAAAAATAGAAAAATTAATCATCCCGATAGCTATCGGGACTCATGACTTTTTAGTGTATGCAATGCGTGGGTCAACCAGTGCATAAAGGATATCTGAAACCAGGTTGCCGAGCATGGTTAAAATGGCTGTGAACATCATTACTGTAAAGATGATTGGATAATCTCTTGCATACAACGCATCCAGTCCAAGTTTTCCCATTCCGGGAATATTAAAAATAGTTTCTATCACGAAGGAACCGGAAATGGCAAGAGGAAAAATACTTGCAAACAATGTGATAAGAGGAAGAAGAGAGTTTTTCATAGCGTGTTTCCAGATGACTTGTTTTTCATCTAATCCTTTTGCCCGGGCGGTTTGAATGTAATCCTGTGTGATGCTGGCAAGAATTCCACCTCGCATTTGCCGGGAAATAAACGCAAGAGATCCGTATGTCCAGCAGAAGAGAGGAAGTAGTAAACGGTAAACTCCTTCAGAAAATTTATACCAAAGAGGTGCGTCATCCGGAATAGCAGGCGAACCCGGAGCAGGAAACCACGAAAGATAATCGCCTCCGCAGAGAAAAACAACCAGCATGGTAGCAATCCAGAAATTTGGCAGTGAATATAAAATGAAAAGGGTAGTGCTGATTGTTTTTTCATTTCGCGTTCCTTTTTTTACAGATGAATGAACACCCAGCGGAATGGCAATGCAATAAGCCAGAAGAATGGAAGTCAGACTTATACCCAGAGTTTTTCCAAGTGCATCATACAGGGAATTCTCAACCGGACGTTTATCCTGATAAGAAATTCCGAAATCTCCTGTTATGAAATTCATTACCCAATGATGATACTGGTTGTTGAATCCAAACCAATGAAGGACAGGAATATATTTCCTGTAAGGATTTTTTTCTGAAATCATTCTTTCAAAACAGTCAGACAAATGATTGCGTTCATTTTCCAGTGTGTCCGAAATCTGATTTGAAATTTTTTCAAGCGTATTTTTGATGGTTGACTTTTCATAGTTTCTGTAAAGCTCATCAATCAGATTTTTAGTTTCAGAAACGCGGGAAGCATTGTGGTCTGTTTTTGCTATAGAAAACAATCTTAATTCTAGTTGCTGTACAGATAAATAATATTCGGAAACATTTTCCCAGATTCCAAAATCATTTGAAAGGCGTTTAAGGGTTTCGCGGTGAGAAGGATTTGAAATCCTATACAGTGTATCCGAAATAGTTGCATCGGTGAGAGAGAAATAAAATACTGGCAGATCAAAACCGAGTTTATTCCTCAATGCAGCATAGTCTTTGTCACCGGCAGAATTTTTTGCGTTCTGCCCTTCGCTTCCGTTTGACCTGTTGAGCATTATTTCAACCGGATCGCCTGGCGCATTAATGGAAATAAAAAAAGTGAGAAGCGAAATAGCGATCAGAGTGGGAATGAAAAACAGAATCCGCTTGAAAATGTATTTTACCATCAGCCAAATATACAATAAGAGAAATTACTACTCTGGCGAAGCAGTTTTGATTTGAAATCCTTCCACCCAGTAGCCGGGCCGCACCTCGCTCGGATAGGCATTATCAAATTTTTTACTGATGACGATTTTTTCGGCAGGAGCAAACAGGAAAATTATTGGTACCTCATCGTGAAAAATAAGTTGTATGCGTTTATACATTCCGTTTCGTTTCTCTTCATCAATTTCTGAACGGATAGAATCAATCAACGCGTCAGCGCCAGCATTTGAAAAGTTATAATAGTTGGAGCCCTCGCCCGTTGCCGCAGTGCTGTGAAAGATTTGTTTCAAGTCATCAGGTCCCGGACCGCCAAGCCATTTCCCAATCATAAGATCAAACTTGTGATTGCGGCATCTGTCAAGATAGACTGCCCAGTCAACAGATACAATATTTATCGCTATGCCAACTTTTTTAGCTTCTGCCTGAAGCATGAGCCCGATGGCTTTGCGTTCATAGTTGCCTGCATTGACAATAAAATCAATAATAAACTCAGTTCGTTTTCCGTCAATCATCTTGTCAAGAGTTTCATCGCTATTTGTATTTTTCCATCCTGCCTGTGATAATAATTCTTTAGCTTTTTCAAGATTGTAATCGTAAGGATGAATATCGGAGTTATATGATTTTTTCTTTGAAGGATGAACGGGTCCAATTGTCTGCTCTGCCTGCCCGTACTTAATCGTTTTTATCATGCTCTGAATATCTGTAACATGTGCGAGTGCCTGTCTTGTAAATTTATCTTTCAGCAGTGGATTTTTTGTATTCAGTCCGATATATACATATGAATATTCCATGGGTGTGTATGAGCTGAAATTCTTTGTGAATTTTTCTGATTTAGGCAGCTCATTAAAATCTTTCGATTTAATTCCGTCCATCACATCAATGTTTCCTGCCTTTAGTGAAACAATGGCGGTTACCTGATCAGAAATTACTTTGAAAATAAGTTTGTCTGGGAATGACTCAAAGAAGCAGTTTTCTTTTTGAAGAGCATCGCCCCACCAGTTGTCTTTTCTGGTGAGAACAATGTTGTCGTTAGTGATCCATTCCGTGAATTTGTAAGCACCGCTTCCGCCTATGAATTTCGGATCGCGCATTCTTTTTTCGGAATTAAAGTCATCAGCAAATTCTTTCATCTGTGCATCTGAATTCAGCGAGTCAGGCTTTTCAGCAATCAACTTAACAGAAAATTTTTTCATCAACCCTTTCGGGTCGTATAAATATTCAGGAAGTATGGAGATGTCAGTAAAAGTTGCTTCCGCCATGAAATAAAGCGTATCAGATACGATGGTGAATTTTTTCGGGTCATCATCGTAAAATTTAAAATCTACCATGAAGTCAAAATATGATTTTGAATTCGGATTATTTACCAGCGGGCATTTGAAAGTTTTTATGGTAAACTCAGCATCTTTTGCGGTCACATCGCTTCCGTTGTCCCATTGCGCTTCCTTCCTGATTCTGAAAGTAAGTTTCATTTTTCCTTCAGGCGTTTTTTCTATTACCGGACGGCTTTCTGCAAGAATGGGAACCAGTTCAGATGGATTTCGGAAATCTGCATCAATCAGTTTTTGAAAAATATGGCTTGTGATATAGGCTGCCTGTGCATCGGTGAAGTTGACAGGATTGATCATCTCAGGGTCGGCAAGCTGATGAATGATTACTTCGTTCTTTACAGGAAAATTTCCTGAGCAGGAAAAAAGTATTAACGAAATGAGGATAAGAAATATTGATAATAATTTTCGAACACACTTCATTTAAATTAATTTTTAATAATTCAAATGTAGGAGATGAGCGATACAACAGAACAAGGATTTATCAATGAAGGCGAATAACTTTTTTCCTACATTTGCCACCCTTTGTAAAAAAGGAGAGGTGGGTGAGTGGTTTAAACCAGTAGTTTGCTAAACTGCCGTACTTCGAAAGAGGTACCGCGGGTTCAAATCCCGCCCTCTCCGCACAGTTCATTGAAAAAATAATCGGGGTGTAGCGCAGTCCGGCTAGCGCATGGCGCCTTGGCGCCAGAGTTGTAGGTTCATTGAAAATGTATAAAGTGTATATTTTACATAGTAAAAAGATAAATAAGTATTACGTTGGTAGTACTCAAGATCTGAATGACAGATTAAAGAGGCACAATGAAGGACGAAGCGTGTATACAAAAAAGGGTTTACCTTGGGAATTGATGCAACATTTTGATTGTATGACAAAAAGCGAAGCGGTTCAATTGGAAAACAAAATTAAGAAACGCGGCATGAAAAGATATTTGGAAGATATTAATCGGGGTGTAGCGCAGTCCGGCTAGCGCATCTGCTTTGGGAGCAGAGGCAGAACAGCCAATTCTCATAGTAGTTACCATCATACCATCATTCTATTTGCATGTCATTTGCAGGTGGAAGCTTGGTTAATATTGTTTTTTATTTTTATAAGGGGTTAAAGAACCTATTACGTGAGTTTTCAGAGGACGTGATCGTTATCCCTCTACGATGATTTAATCAGCAGGGAAGCCCATGAATGATGCTCCAGCACCTAATTAATCCCTTTATCATTCTCATGAATGAAAACTTCAATAGCTTTTGTGTTATCTAATCTTATAAGTCCTCTTGTATCGGGTTTTAGATTTAGTATACGTATTCAGGATTCCGGCTACTTTTAAAAATGAATACTCAGTTGATTATATCGGGTTGCTACCAGATAGTCCATGAAAGGAATAAGACGTTCCTCTGTATGGAATTCTGGGAATGTCTTTTCCCACACAGCTTTATTCAGGTATAACACATCCATATCCCAGAAATTGTTGAATTGAATCACTAGATCAATATTCCATTTCCCATTCCCAAACATTGAGATCGGAAATTTATCTAACCTATTCCGAAATGTGGAAAGAATATCAGAATCCCATTCAATACTCATGTTATAACTAATGCTCCTGCCTGTTGTAGCGGTTTTTCCTTTTGCATCCGGAAAATCCATTGTCCAATCAATTTTATGTTCAAACTTTTTGAGCAATTCCAAATCCCATGGAATACTTTCATTTCTTCCTAATGCTGTCCAATTCCATTGATCAATATATTTTTCAATGAGGGCTGCAGACCATGGAAGCAGAATGTTATGACTCAACCAGTACCAGTTTGTATCCTGAGCATTTAAAATTTCTTTAGGATACTGAAATTGCAACTCCTTATGTTTGCTGAACTCTTGCGCATCTCTTTCAACTTCATCACTGAATTTTTGATTTTCCGCACTTACATTATTAAAATCTTTGGAGCACCTATCGAGATAGTCCTCAAAATATGGATATAGTCTGCTGTAATAATATTTTCTTATGGTTGGATTGCACATTACACATGTGTTCTGAGCCAGCAATTCCCATGACCATAAGTTTTCATAGCGTTGCAAGAATTCTATAGTCCATGGAAGAGATTCATTACAACAGAGTTCAAAAATATTTTCCTCTCGAAATAAGAATTCTTTAAATTCTTTCACAATTTCTATGCTCCATTCTATGCTTTCGTTGGAAACAATCTTATCCCACTTCAGTATGGTTTTATATTGTCTTAATTGCGAATGTTTGAAGCCATACCGGAAGCTTACTATATCCCAAAAGAAGTTTTCATTTTTCAGGAAAAAATGTTTTTTCTTTTGTAAATCAGATGTGGACATTGCAGGAGGTGAAAGATTGGTTGACATAAATTTTTCTTTCACATATAGGGTTAAGTGTACTGTTACTCTCTTACAGGTTCGGGATTATTATCATCACCATCTCCACAAACTCCGCAACTGTGATCTTTATCACTACAGTATTCACATCGGGAACAATCAGTGCACACTGAGCAATCTTTTTCTCCTGTGCATTTATTGCTCCTGTGACTATTACATGAAATGAATCCTATAAAAAGAATCATAGAGAACAGCATAAATAATTTTATTTTCATTTGCTTGCTGCTTTGTTTCATTATTAACGTAACAGTTGAGGATTAATGCTAATCAATGTTCCAAATATTATCGCTATCTCCTTCTAAAAAATCATCACAGAAACTGTCACGATAAAATTTCTCAGAATCAATTTCATACTGTCTTTCAGATGGATCGTAATGTTCAATATTTTTTCTTTCTTCTTTTAGAATTGTTTCGTTTTTTTCAGCAATCAACCAATTCTCATCTTTTGTTTCATTGTATTTTTTCTTGAAAAAACTTCCAAATACAGATGGAGCCTGCTCACATAATGATCTTTCTTTGTCCAAATTAGCACCTTTTAAGATTAAGGAAAATAAAGCAGATTACAAAAAAGCATTTATAACAGCACACAATACGATTGTTGATATACAAAAAAGAAGAATATCTACAAATGAAATATTAAAAAGAACAAATAGATATTTTAAAAGATTGTCTAAAATAAATGTGCATTAATATACATATACCCAAATGGTATTAGTACCACCGCCACCGCCACCTTTCATTTTTTTAGCAAGGAAATATTTTTCTATTGCTCTTGCAATAACCGCATTGCTGGTTTTCCATGCTCTCCATTTTTCTGGATGCCTATGTGCCTGTTTTCTTTTATTCGGAGTTTTAGTAACACCAATATACCAATTCTCATATCCCCAAAAATATTTCAAAAATGATTTTCTTCGGATATGGGATTCTATGCTTTTAATAATTTGTTGCTTCGTCATAAAAATAGTTTTTCACAAATATACATATTTCCTTAATCTTAAAAGGTGCTTCCAAATTTTCATCAAAGGCAAAATAATTCCCTTTCATGGACTTTTTCAGCCTGATTACTTTCCCGCAGTAGTAGTATGTTGGAAATAAGGGGATGTCATTTTTCCCGTCAGGATCAACTGTGAGATAATCTCCTCTTGATGCTTTGTAATCACGCAATAAAGCGTAAGAGCCTTTTATCCAATAGATAAAAAGGGTTTTACCATTCTTTTTTGTACAAGAACGTTTGAATTCCCCAGTTAAAATTTCCGTTGCCATTACTGTCTCAGCTATTCATCTTCTGAGGTTAATTCCTAATCCAGTTCCTGAACAGCTATCTCCCGTGCAATTGCTTCTTTGATAATCTTGTTTG is a window encoding:
- a CDS encoding peptidylprolyl isomerase, whose product is MAVIGSIRKRGGLIAAVIGIALLAFVLGDFLYKGQSMFGSEQNAGKIAGNSISAIAFENEVQRIADVQKERRRQTALDEETMNSIRDRVWEKFVNELALKPEFQSAGISVSDGEVKELILGNDADPMVVQYFTDPNSNQIIQYFRDPMTGKLKPSSVKTYVDSLPAEEKPRWAEFEDLLRDTRAQNKYLTLIKKGLYVTTEQAKQDYANLNRSVNFNYIVKPYSSLADSLVKVSDQDMLKYYNENSYKYKQDASRKLEYVIFDVKPTQPDFDDVKNDLNKLSEEWKLIKSVKEDSFLVVREAESRTFDTTRYAKGQLPLQIDSLAHASEKGTVLPLFLENNQYKLSKVMDHYLTPDSVKARHILIKVPKGDTLAKAKAKVKIDSIKSVILKKHNFEEMAKKFSDDGGSKDTGGVLGWFGPGKMVPEFQNACFNGKKGELPIAFSQFGYHLIEILDQSVLTEKTSVATIDRTVEPGTKTRQDIYNIATDFITKYHTSETFDKGVEESHVIKRLADPLKENDKAIAGIENPREIIRWAFKEEKGAISTEPFSFPDKYVVAHLSEIREEGIAPLEQKKEEVEMGAKKAKKAEKFIEDMNKLNAKTIEEYASKLNVQVNPAEGATFSSYSIPNVGREANLYGPLFTMKQNELSKPVAGESGVYVVKIDKITEAPATTDYSSAKTQAANNFSYRADIEAVEAIKKKAEIKDDRAKFF
- a CDS encoding ABC transporter permease, coding for MVKYIFKRILFFIPTLIAISLLTFFISINAPGDPVEIMLNRSNGSEGQNAKNSAGDKDYAALRNKLGFDLPVFYFSLTDATISDTLYRISNPSHRETLKRLSNDFGIWENVSEYYLSVQQLELRLFSIAKTDHNASRVSETKNLIDELYRNYEKSTIKNTLEKISNQISDTLENERNHLSDCFERMISEKNPYRKYIPVLHWFGFNNQYHHWVMNFITGDFGISYQDKRPVENSLYDALGKTLGISLTSILLAYCIAIPLGVHSSVKKGTRNEKTISTTLFILYSLPNFWIATMLVVFLCGGDYLSWFPAPGSPAIPDDAPLWYKFSEGVYRLLLPLFCWTYGSLAFISRQMRGGILASITQDYIQTARAKGLDEKQVIWKHAMKNSLLPLITLFASIFPLAISGSFVIETIFNIPGMGKLGLDALYARDYPIIFTVMMFTAILTMLGNLVSDILYALVDPRIAYTKKS
- a CDS encoding ABC transporter substrate-binding protein: MKCVRKLLSIFLILISLILFSCSGNFPVKNEVIIHQLADPEMINPVNFTDAQAAYITSHIFQKLIDADFRNPSELVPILAESRPVIEKTPEGKMKLTFRIRKEAQWDNGSDVTAKDAEFTIKTFKCPLVNNPNSKSYFDFMVDFKFYDDDPKKFTIVSDTLYFMAEATFTDISILPEYLYDPKGLMKKFSVKLIAEKPDSLNSDAQMKEFADDFNSEKRMRDPKFIGGSGAYKFTEWITNDNIVLTRKDNWWGDALQKENCFFESFPDKLIFKVISDQVTAIVSLKAGNIDVMDGIKSKDFNELPKSEKFTKNFSSYTPMEYSYVYIGLNTKNPLLKDKFTRQALAHVTDIQSMIKTIKYGQAEQTIGPVHPSKKKSYNSDIHPYDYNLEKAKELLSQAGWKNTNSDETLDKMIDGKRTEFIIDFIVNAGNYERKAIGLMLQAEAKKVGIAINIVSVDWAVYLDRCRNHKFDLMIGKWLGGPGPDDLKQIFHSTAATGEGSNYYNFSNAGADALIDSIRSEIDEEKRNGMYKRIQLIFHDEVPIIFLFAPAEKIVISKKFDNAYPSEVRPGYWVEGFQIKTASPE
- a CDS encoding GIY-YIG nuclease family protein; this translates as MYKVYILHSKKINKYYVGSTQDLNDRLKRHNEGRSVYTKKGLPWELMQHFDCMTKSEAVQLENKIKKRGMKRYLEDINRGVAQSG